From the Lysinibacillus fusiformis genome, the window TCGCTGCTTTTCCCCAATCCAGCTTTAAATGAATAACCATAGAAAATTTTGTGCTTCTCATCAGTCACCCTTACAATCGCACCAGATATAATTTTATTTTCGAGTGGCTTCGGATTTAACAGATTAACATTCAGTTCAGAAGCTTTTCCTGTTTTTTCTGTTTTCCAACTAATTGACGTGACAGGAATTTCATATATCTTTCCATCACGATTGTCGATTAATACTTCTATACCTGTCACCTCATTTCTTTGCTGTCCACTCAGGCGGTATTTTTACTTTTAAGCCAATAGGTAATTTTCTTAACTCACTGTCCTTTATTCCATTCAACGATTGTAGCGCCTTGTAGTTTGCTCCATTCCCTGTATACTTTTGAGCAATCTTCCAAAGCGAATCCCCTTTTACTAAACTATAAGTCTGCGGAACAGGTTTAGGGTTATCTCGCGGAGCTTCTTTTTTAGCAACTGTTACTGGCTGTTTAGTGGCCGCTACCTTTTTAGCAGCACTCTTTTTTACTACTTCCATTTTTCGGAATCCAAATGGCACATGTTTTTTAAAAGAAATCGTGTAATCTACATCTTCTGTGCCAAATTGATCCTTTGGTTCAAAGCTTTCAATTGTCACCAATTCATTAACGGAAAAGGAACCACCAACATAAATAAAGCGGATAACCGTTTCTGCGGCCATCCACTTGTTTATCTGGTCTATATATATTTGAGGTTCTCTAAACTGAGTTTCTGCATAGTGGGTATCATCAGCAGGGAAAAATGATGAGAAAGCAAAC encodes:
- a CDS encoding LysM peptidoglycan-binding domain-containing protein; protein product: MIGIYLSAKNDTEGFRIPVNPPELPFKNTADGEEFSIAKKGTVNVPKPMKLTEFAFSSFFPADDTHYAETQFREPQIYIDQINKWMAAETVIRFIYVGGSFSVNELVTIESFEPKDQFGTEDVDYTISFKKHVPFGFRKMEVVKKSAAKKVAATKQPVTVAKKEAPRDNPKPVPQTYSLVKGDSLWKIAQKYTGNGANYKALQSLNGIKDSELRKLPIGLKVKIPPEWTAKK